The following coding sequences are from one Streptomyces sp. V3I7 window:
- a CDS encoding TadE/TadG family type IV pilus assembly protein — MPYGRERKAYGRKRKRYERGRKAYGRGRKAYGRGRRSRADAGQVAIEYLGFVPILILLALAGVQIGLIAYAGQQAGTAARAGARAASLGDSSETACGQAVSGWLAGGTGCPSAYSGKEVTVTATVAIPSVVPGWDFGGARKSATMPLDH, encoded by the coding sequence ATGCCGTACGGACGCGAGCGGAAGGCGTACGGGCGCAAGCGGAAGCGGTACGAGCGCGGGCGGAAGGCGTACGGGCGCGGGCGGAAGGCGTACGGACGCGGTCGCCGCAGCCGGGCCGACGCCGGGCAGGTCGCCATCGAGTACCTCGGGTTCGTGCCGATCCTGATCCTCCTCGCCCTGGCCGGGGTGCAGATCGGGCTGATCGCGTACGCCGGGCAGCAGGCGGGCACGGCGGCCCGGGCCGGGGCGCGCGCCGCCTCCCTCGGGGACAGCTCCGAGACGGCGTGCGGACAGGCGGTCAGCGGCTGGCTCGCCGGCGGGACGGGATGCCCGTCGGCGTACTCCGGCAAGGAGGTCACCGTCACCGCCACCGTCGCCATCCCGTCGGTCGTCCCCGGCTGGGACTTCGGTGGCGCCCGCAAGTCCGCCACCATGCCGCTCGACCACTGA
- a CDS encoding CpaF family protein — MSLRSRINSPEEQGSRGEDGHLVASYRAKLLEEIDLAEMSTLAATERRVRLERVLGHIISREGPVLSTAERAQLIRRVVDEALGLGILEPLLEDASITEIMVNGPDAIFVERGGRVEQLPLRFASAEQLMQTIERIVSTVNRRVDESNPMVDARLPSGERVNVIIPPLSLSGPILTIRRFPRSFTLHELIGFGSLDEHMVFLLAALVQAKFNIIVSGATGTGKTTLLNALSGLIPAHERIITIEDSAELQLQQQHVVRLESRPPNVEGKGQITIRDLVRNSLRMRPDRIVVGEVRGGESLDMLQAMSTGHDGSLATVHANSAEDALTRLQTLASMSDVEVPFVALHDQINSAVDVLVQLTRFADGARRITEIALLDSHGGEPYRLATVARFHARPMSPDGRIHGTFEHFPLPRRTADRLHMASQSLPQAFGVARSADQLATREAR, encoded by the coding sequence ATGAGCCTGCGCTCACGCATCAACTCCCCCGAGGAGCAGGGCAGCCGGGGCGAGGACGGTCACCTGGTCGCCTCGTACCGGGCCAAGCTCCTGGAGGAGATCGACCTCGCGGAGATGAGCACGCTCGCCGCGACCGAACGCCGGGTGCGCCTGGAGCGGGTGCTCGGGCACATCATCAGCCGCGAGGGCCCGGTCCTGTCGACGGCCGAACGCGCCCAGCTGATCCGCCGGGTGGTCGACGAGGCACTCGGCCTCGGCATCCTCGAACCGCTCCTGGAGGACGCGTCCATCACCGAGATCATGGTGAACGGACCGGACGCGATCTTCGTCGAACGCGGCGGCCGCGTCGAGCAGTTGCCGCTGCGCTTCGCCTCCGCCGAGCAGCTGATGCAGACCATCGAGCGGATCGTCTCGACGGTCAACCGCCGGGTCGACGAGTCCAATCCGATGGTCGACGCCCGCCTGCCCTCCGGCGAGCGCGTCAACGTCATCATCCCGCCGCTGTCCCTCTCCGGGCCCATCCTCACCATCCGCCGCTTCCCACGCTCCTTCACCCTCCACGAGCTGATCGGCTTCGGCTCGCTCGACGAGCACATGGTGTTCCTGCTCGCGGCCCTGGTGCAGGCGAAGTTCAACATCATCGTCTCGGGCGCCACCGGCACCGGCAAGACGACCCTGCTCAACGCCCTGTCCGGGCTGATCCCGGCGCACGAGCGCATCATCACCATCGAGGACTCCGCCGAACTCCAGCTCCAGCAGCAGCACGTCGTCCGCCTGGAGTCCCGGCCGCCGAACGTCGAGGGCAAGGGCCAGATCACCATCCGCGACCTGGTCCGCAACTCGCTGCGCATGCGTCCCGACCGCATCGTCGTCGGCGAGGTCCGCGGCGGCGAGTCCCTGGACATGCTCCAGGCCATGTCGACGGGCCACGACGGCTCGCTGGCCACCGTGCACGCCAACAGCGCCGAGGACGCCCTCACCCGGCTCCAGACCCTCGCGTCCATGTCCGACGTCGAGGTCCCCTTCGTCGCCCTGCACGACCAGATCAACAGCGCCGTCGACGTCCTCGTCCAGCTCACCCGCTTCGCCGACGGCGCCCGCCGCATCACCGAGATCGCCCTGCTCGACAGCCACGGCGGCGAGCCCTACCGGCTGGCGACGGTGGCCCGCTTCCACGCCCGGCCCATGAGCCCCGACGGCCGGATCCACGGCACCTTCGAGCACTTCCCCCTGCCGCGCCGCACCGCCGACCGCCTCCACATGGCGAGCCAGTCCCTGCCGCAGGCCTTCGGCGTCGCCCGGAGCGCGGACCAGCTCGCCACCCGAGAAGCCAGGTAG
- a CDS encoding type II secretion system F family protein produces the protein MELKPLITLTTGVALLTCVLAVAGLHTYAAGRAQRAALVDRLTRAGEVPVTGRRRHFSDLDRRLRRTRFGRHLELRLAATGLDITPGEFTAGMLAVVAALWLIGQAALAPFFGPLAGLLGIWAAFQFLNWRRDKRIERFINQLPELARILANATHAGLALRTAIGMAAEELEAPAGEELAKVADQLAIGHSMDDALGELAERLPSRELVVLVTTLVLSHKAGGQVVGALRNLTETLEERKETRREIRTQLSQVTMTSYAVPVMGVGALFLMDGVKQGALERMTGSAIGQACVITAFALYVVGFVLIRRLSRIDV, from the coding sequence ATGGAACTCAAGCCCCTCATCACGCTCACCACCGGCGTCGCCCTGCTGACCTGCGTCCTGGCCGTGGCCGGCCTCCACACCTACGCCGCGGGCCGCGCCCAGCGTGCCGCCCTCGTCGACCGCCTCACCCGCGCCGGCGAGGTCCCCGTCACCGGCCGGCGGCGCCACTTCAGCGACCTCGACCGCCGGCTGCGCCGCACCCGGTTCGGCCGACACCTCGAACTCCGCCTGGCAGCCACGGGCTTGGACATCACCCCGGGCGAGTTCACCGCCGGTATGCTCGCCGTCGTCGCCGCCCTGTGGCTCATCGGCCAGGCCGCCCTCGCCCCCTTCTTCGGCCCCCTCGCCGGACTCCTCGGTATCTGGGCCGCCTTCCAGTTCCTCAACTGGCGGCGGGACAAGCGCATCGAGCGGTTCATCAACCAACTTCCCGAACTGGCCCGCATCCTGGCCAACGCCACCCACGCCGGACTCGCCCTGCGCACGGCGATCGGCATGGCGGCGGAGGAGCTGGAAGCCCCGGCGGGCGAGGAACTGGCCAAGGTCGCCGACCAGTTGGCCATCGGCCACTCCATGGACGACGCCCTCGGTGAACTGGCCGAGCGCCTCCCCTCACGCGAACTGGTCGTCCTGGTCACCACCCTGGTCCTGTCCCACAAGGCGGGCGGCCAGGTCGTCGGCGCGCTGCGCAACCTCACCGAGACCCTGGAGGAGCGCAAGGAGACCCGGCGCGAGATCCGAACCCAGCTCTCCCAGGTGACGATGACCTCGTACGCCGTCCCCGTCATGGGCGTCGGCGCCCTCTTCCTCATGGACGGCGTCAAGCAGGGCGCCCTGGAACGCATGACGGGCTCGGCCATCGGCCAGGCCTGCGTGATCACCGCGTTCGCGCTGTACGTGGTCGGCTTCGTCCTCATCCGCCGGCTGAGCCGGATCGACGTCTGA
- a CDS encoding DUF5936 domain-containing protein, with translation MALLLALLMGLAVWGVFAGIRMYRSETKLPSDLALALEVGATRTGAVDSLIDRMGMRWAPAVLRLMGPQRVARYRRRIDLAGNPGGLTIDRYAARRAVYGALGGVGCLVMLLRGDYFVALLLLAFGAFWTEVGIWSAVRIRKDVIERTLPDFLDVLAVVVSAGLGFRQALDRVADRYEGPWADELRITLRQMDLGMSRREAFAELRRRNDSEQVAMFVSALQQGEELGAPIVDTLVSLAKDMRRTDAQNARRKAARAVPKATLMITTFMVPATMLLLAAGLLLGSGVDFGTITGK, from the coding sequence ATGGCACTGCTGCTGGCACTCCTCATGGGCCTCGCCGTCTGGGGCGTCTTCGCGGGCATCCGCATGTACCGGTCGGAGACCAAGCTGCCCTCCGACCTGGCGCTGGCCCTGGAGGTCGGCGCCACCCGCACGGGCGCGGTGGACTCGCTGATCGACCGCATGGGCATGCGCTGGGCCCCCGCCGTCCTGCGCCTCATGGGCCCCCAGCGGGTGGCGAGGTACCGCCGCAGGATCGACCTCGCCGGGAACCCCGGCGGCCTGACCATCGACCGCTACGCCGCACGCCGGGCGGTGTACGGCGCGCTCGGCGGCGTCGGCTGCCTGGTGATGCTGCTGCGGGGCGACTACTTCGTCGCGCTGCTCCTGCTCGCCTTCGGCGCGTTCTGGACCGAGGTCGGCATCTGGTCGGCCGTCCGCATCCGCAAGGACGTCATCGAGCGGACCCTGCCCGACTTCCTGGACGTACTCGCGGTCGTGGTCAGCGCCGGCCTCGGCTTCCGCCAGGCCCTGGACCGCGTCGCCGACCGCTACGAGGGCCCGTGGGCCGACGAACTGCGCATCACCCTGCGCCAGATGGACCTCGGCATGAGCCGCCGCGAGGCCTTCGCTGAGCTGAGGCGGAGGAACGACTCCGAGCAAGTGGCCATGTTCGTCTCGGCGTTGCAGCAGGGCGAGGAACTGGGCGCGCCGATCGTCGACACGCTCGTCTCCCTCGCCAAGGACATGCGCCGCACCGACGCCCAGAACGCCCGCCGAAAGGCCGCCCGCGCGGTGCCCAAGGCCACGCTGATGATCACCACGTTCATGGTCCCGGCGACGATGCTCCTGCTCGCCGCGGGCCTGCTGCTCGGCTCCGGGGTGGACTTCGGCACGATCACGGGGAAGTAG
- a CDS encoding Flp family type IVb pilin gives MSNWINTTVAYLQARVARNDKGQTAVEYLGIIAVVVAIVLAITGTSIGQTIFDAITSKIAEVTGI, from the coding sequence ATGAGCAACTGGATCAACACCACCGTCGCGTACCTGCAGGCCCGCGTCGCCCGCAACGACAAGGGGCAGACCGCTGTGGAGTACCTGGGCATCATCGCGGTGGTGGTGGCGATCGTGCTGGCGATCACGGGGACGAGCATCGGGCAGACGATTTTCGATGCCATCACGTCCAAGATCGCAGAGGTCACCGGCATCTGA
- a CDS encoding pilus assembly protein TadG-related protein, with the protein MTRPRTHRDAGQAFPIYITVVAGLLFLAFAYLAVGQAAVNRNGAQTAADAAALAAAQKTRDQLAGAWVEDVLDPTKWRDIFEGHGGLDSCWRADELAARNDAAVTNCAWDGVLRYTVDVRTNKPVGNSIVPGTESIRSKASATAVIEPLCTFEDPGEDAGDDVLPQLNCKDRDWDLDPHDPEDLPGPEDLFDVHLAD; encoded by the coding sequence CTGACACGCCCCCGTACACACCGCGACGCAGGGCAGGCCTTCCCCATCTACATCACGGTGGTGGCGGGTCTGCTCTTTCTCGCGTTCGCCTATCTCGCGGTCGGCCAGGCGGCGGTCAACCGGAACGGCGCCCAGACCGCCGCGGACGCGGCCGCGCTGGCGGCGGCCCAGAAAACCCGTGACCAACTCGCGGGCGCCTGGGTCGAGGACGTCCTCGACCCCACCAAGTGGCGGGACATCTTCGAGGGCCATGGGGGTCTCGACTCGTGCTGGCGCGCCGACGAGTTGGCCGCCCGGAACGATGCCGCGGTGACCAACTGTGCCTGGGACGGCGTCCTCCGCTACACGGTCGACGTCCGGACGAACAAGCCGGTCGGGAACTCCATCGTCCCCGGTACGGAGAGCATCAGGTCGAAGGCGTCCGCCACGGCCGTGATCGAGCCGCTGTGCACCTTCGAGGACCCGGGCGAGGACGCCGGTGACGACGTACTGCCCCAGCTCAACTGCAAGGACAGGGACTGGGATCTGGATCCGCACGACCCCGAGGACCTGCCCGGACCCGAGGACCTCTTCGACGTCCACCTGGCCGACTGA
- a CDS encoding OmpA family protein: protein MTTTPRLPLAAATAAALLFATATVAHADDDPAVPPGTEASPSAPVKVDPTDPDLKLPEGATLAEAKVLDIKSVVEEQSGDERREDTNADVKFALQAEVLFGKDSAKLSGEAKARIETIAEEIKKQNATRIRVFGFTDNLGSSAHGDVLSKRRANAVQAVLDQDLNDPDVTFEVRGYGEQYPIADNSSEAGRKKNRRVEVSFPRSDG from the coding sequence GTGACCACCACACCCCGCCTCCCCCTCGCCGCCGCCACCGCGGCCGCCCTCCTGTTCGCCACGGCGACGGTCGCCCACGCCGACGACGACCCCGCCGTCCCGCCGGGCACCGAGGCCTCGCCCTCCGCCCCGGTGAAGGTCGACCCCACCGACCCTGATCTGAAGCTCCCGGAGGGGGCCACCCTCGCCGAGGCCAAGGTGCTGGACATCAAGTCGGTCGTCGAGGAGCAGAGCGGGGACGAGCGCCGTGAGGACACCAACGCCGACGTGAAGTTCGCGCTGCAGGCCGAGGTGCTGTTCGGCAAGGACAGCGCCAAGCTGAGCGGCGAGGCCAAGGCGCGGATCGAGACGATCGCGGAGGAGATCAAGAAGCAGAACGCGACCCGGATCCGTGTCTTCGGCTTCACGGACAACCTGGGTTCCTCGGCCCACGGCGACGTCCTGTCCAAGCGGCGGGCGAACGCCGTGCAGGCGGTCCTGGACCAGGATCTGAACGATCCGGACGTCACGTTCGAGGTGCGGGGCTACGGCGAGCAGTACCCGATCGCGGACAACTCCTCCGAGGCGGGCCGGAAGAAGAACCGAAGGGTGGAGGTCTCCTTCCCGCGCTCGGACGGCTGA
- a CDS encoding DoxX family protein, producing the protein MDLALWIAAGLLAVVALVGGVSKTFVPVEKLAAAPGGGWTEDRGAGFVRTLGILELLAAAGLILPAALGIAPVLMPVTAVCWVLLMIGAVITHGRRGESAFVALNVVYLVMAAFIAWAGFAA; encoded by the coding sequence ATGGACCTTGCGCTGTGGATCGCCGCCGGACTGCTGGCCGTGGTGGCGCTCGTCGGTGGCGTCAGTAAGACGTTCGTGCCCGTGGAGAAGCTCGCGGCGGCCCCTGGAGGGGGCTGGACGGAGGACCGCGGCGCCGGGTTCGTCCGGACGCTCGGCATCCTCGAACTCCTGGCCGCGGCGGGCCTGATCCTGCCCGCCGCCCTCGGCATCGCCCCGGTCCTGATGCCGGTGACCGCCGTCTGCTGGGTGCTGCTCATGATCGGCGCGGTGATCACCCACGGCCGGCGCGGCGAGTCCGCGTTCGTGGCGCTGAACGTGGTCTACCTCGTGATGGCGGCGTTCATAGCGTGGGCCGGCTTCGCCGCCTAG
- a CDS encoding DUF192 domain-containing protein yields the protein MGRWTDGNGVLVIDGRDGTVPLEIASSYRARTKGLLGRDSIDGAMLLSPANSIHTFRMRIPIDVAYLDRHLTVIAVRTMPPGRLGRPRLRSRHVLEAEAGAMAGWGLGVGARVSIETGKSY from the coding sequence GTGGGGCGTTGGACGGACGGCAACGGAGTGCTCGTGATCGACGGGAGGGACGGGACCGTTCCCCTGGAGATCGCGTCCTCGTACCGGGCCCGCACGAAGGGGCTCCTGGGTCGGGACAGCATCGACGGCGCGATGCTCCTCTCCCCCGCCAACAGCATCCACACCTTTCGCATGCGCATCCCCATCGACGTCGCCTACCTCGACCGCCACCTCACCGTCATCGCCGTCCGCACCATGCCCCCGGGCCGCCTCGGCCGCCCCCGCCTCCGCTCCCGCCACGTACTGGAGGCGGAGGCGGGGGCGATGGCGGGGTGGGGGCTGGGGGTGGGGGCCCGGGTGTCGATCGAGACGGGCAAGTCGTATTGA
- a CDS encoding pyridoxamine 5'-phosphate oxidase family protein has product MPASQPQPHPHPHPHPHAQEPRTDLDARYSSPGATAMPWSEAVPRLENAEIFWLSTVRPDGRPHVTPLMAVWLDGALHFSTGARERKGLNLAANPHVVLSTGTNTYGEGCDLVIEGEAVRVTDEKRLAELAAAWEAKYGPGWHFEVRDGGFGTAGTTSAPPPTEESEDAGRAVVFRVDPRTAFGFGRDEGFSQTRWRFTD; this is encoded by the coding sequence ATGCCGGCGTCGCAGCCACAGCCGCATCCGCACCCGCACCCGCACCCGCACGCCCAGGAACCCCGGACCGATCTGGACGCGCGCTACAGCTCCCCCGGAGCCACCGCGATGCCCTGGTCGGAGGCCGTCCCCCGGCTGGAGAACGCCGAGATCTTCTGGCTGTCGACGGTACGTCCGGACGGGCGCCCGCATGTGACGCCGCTGATGGCGGTCTGGCTGGACGGCGCGCTCCACTTCTCGACCGGTGCGCGGGAGCGCAAGGGACTCAACCTGGCCGCCAACCCGCACGTCGTCCTCTCCACCGGCACCAACACCTACGGCGAGGGCTGCGACCTGGTGATCGAGGGCGAGGCGGTCCGGGTCACCGACGAGAAGCGGCTGGCCGAGCTGGCGGCGGCCTGGGAGGCGAAGTACGGCCCCGGCTGGCACTTCGAGGTGCGGGACGGGGGCTTCGGCACGGCCGGGACGACGTCGGCCCCGCCGCCGACCGAGGAATCGGAGGACGCGGGCCGGGCCGTGGTCTTCCGCGTGGACCCCCGTACCGCCTTCGGCTTCGGCCGGGACGAGGGCTTCAGCCAGACCCGCTGGCGCTTCACGGACTGA
- a CDS encoding VOC family protein has translation MNPGDSHRNSDRNPLAHARVAPRLPAQDLDRARRFYAEKLGLEPVDERPGGLLYRCGGVDFVVFRSTGASPGTFTQMAWEVDDIEASVAELKRRGVVFEEVDAPGFRTRDGIADIEGNYPSKGARGERGAWFRDSEGNLMGIGQPVV, from the coding sequence ATGAACCCAGGCGACAGCCACAGGAACAGCGACAGGAACCCGCTGGCACACGCACGCGTGGCGCCCCGGCTCCCCGCCCAGGACCTCGACCGGGCGCGGCGCTTCTACGCCGAGAAACTCGGCCTGGAACCCGTCGACGAACGGCCCGGCGGGCTGCTCTACCGGTGCGGCGGCGTCGACTTCGTGGTGTTCCGGTCGACGGGCGCCTCACCCGGCACCTTCACCCAGATGGCGTGGGAGGTCGACGACATCGAGGCATCCGTGGCCGAGCTGAAGCGGCGCGGCGTGGTCTTCGAGGAGGTCGACGCCCCCGGCTTCCGTACGCGGGACGGCATCGCCGACATCGAGGGCAACTACCCGAGCAAGGGCGCACGGGGCGAGCGCGGCGCCTGGTTCCGCGACAGCGAGGGCAACCTGATGGGCATCGGCCAGCCGGTGGTGTGA
- a CDS encoding LLM class flavin-dependent oxidoreductase, giving the protein MTELGAVFRPQLPPERLRAVTRLADASGLEQLWLWEDCFREGGISTAAAALAWTERVRVGVGLLPVPLRNVAVTAMEVAALHRMFPGRAIVGVGHGVQDWMGQVGARAESPLTLLREHLEALRALLRGERVSVAGRYVTLDDVALDWPPDAAVEVLAGATGPRTLRLTGEAADGTVLTAATPPEGVRRARRLIDEGRASAGRTATPHKVVVYLLAATGPDAESRLRADLTAEGLADVPGLGAAGDAATVAKAVHRLTEAGADAVMLQPTADEPDPEGFVRFVAEEVRPLVS; this is encoded by the coding sequence ATGACCGAACTCGGTGCCGTGTTCCGTCCGCAACTCCCGCCCGAGCGGCTGCGCGCCGTGACCCGGCTCGCCGACGCGAGCGGCCTCGAACAGCTGTGGCTGTGGGAGGACTGCTTCCGGGAGGGCGGGATCTCGACGGCCGCGGCGGCCCTCGCCTGGACCGAGCGGGTCCGCGTCGGCGTGGGTCTGCTGCCCGTCCCGCTGCGCAATGTCGCCGTCACCGCGATGGAGGTCGCCGCGCTGCACCGGATGTTCCCAGGGCGCGCGATCGTCGGCGTCGGGCACGGGGTGCAGGACTGGATGGGCCAGGTCGGGGCGCGGGCCGAGTCCCCGCTGACGCTGCTGCGCGAGCATCTCGAGGCGCTGCGCGCCCTGTTGCGCGGCGAGCGGGTCAGCGTCGCCGGCCGGTACGTCACCCTGGACGACGTCGCCCTCGACTGGCCGCCGGACGCCGCCGTCGAGGTCCTCGCGGGCGCGACCGGCCCCCGCACGCTCCGCCTCACCGGCGAGGCCGCCGACGGCACGGTCCTCACCGCCGCCACCCCACCCGAGGGCGTACGCCGGGCCCGGCGACTCATCGACGAGGGCCGCGCGTCGGCGGGGCGCACCGCCACCCCGCACAAGGTCGTGGTCTACCTCCTCGCTGCCACCGGCCCCGACGCGGAGTCCCGGCTGCGCGCCGACCTGACGGCGGAGGGCCTCGCCGACGTCCCGGGCCTGGGCGCCGCCGGAGACGCCGCGACGGTGGCCAAGGCGGTCCACCGCCTGACGGAGGCCGGCGCGGACGCGGTGATGCTCCAACCAACCGCGGACGAACCCGACCCGGAGGGCTTCGTGCGGTTCGTGGCGGAGGAAGTCCGACCGCTGGTGTCGTAG
- a CDS encoding GNAT family N-acetyltransferase, with protein sequence MAEVTETGGAQVRLRDVTEDDLPTLLAYEHDLEAVRRSGFRPRSREVFLAHWRERVLGDPGCLALAVTVDGETAGNVGSWWDGDRRLLGYWLGRAYWRQGIGTRALGLFLERERTRPLHAEVLDGNTASIRLLRRHGFVHAGPAPDAPGEDDGRHLLLVLGASPEKWGAPVTPALERSTHG encoded by the coding sequence ATGGCAGAGGTGACGGAGACCGGTGGAGCACAGGTACGGCTGCGGGACGTGACCGAGGACGACCTCCCGACCCTCCTCGCCTACGAGCACGACCTGGAGGCGGTCCGGCGGTCGGGATTTCGCCCCCGGTCGCGCGAGGTCTTTCTGGCGCACTGGCGGGAGCGGGTGCTCGGGGATCCGGGGTGTCTGGCGCTCGCGGTGACCGTGGACGGTGAGACCGCCGGGAACGTCGGCTCCTGGTGGGACGGCGACCGCCGCCTCCTCGGGTACTGGCTCGGCCGCGCGTACTGGCGGCAGGGCATCGGCACCCGCGCCCTGGGCCTCTTCCTCGAGCGGGAGCGCACCCGGCCCCTCCACGCCGAGGTCCTCGACGGCAACACGGCGTCCATACGCCTCCTGCGGCGGCACGGCTTCGTGCATGCCGGACCGGCCCCGGACGCCCCGGGCGAGGACGACGGTCGCCATCTCCTGCTCGTCCTCGGGGCGTCACCCGAAAAATGGGGAGCGCCGGTGACACCGGCTCTGGAACGATCAACTCATGGATGA
- a CDS encoding methyltransferase domain-containing protein: MDEKRSFESLVAEGAAVPTDGWDFSWFEGRATEARPSWGYARAAGERLARAGAALDIQTGGGEVLDVSLGVAGANRPGLIAATEGWPPNVAKATELLRPRGVVVIAAGENDPLPFADGAFDLVLSRHPVAPHWGEIARVLRPGGTYFAQHVGPSSVFELVEHFLGPLPQEVRAGRHPERERAGAEAAGLEVADLRAERLRMEFHDIAAVVHFLRKVVWMVPDFGVERYDKELRTLHERIEREGRFVSHSARQLFDVRKPER; this comes from the coding sequence ATGGATGAGAAACGCTCGTTCGAGAGCCTCGTCGCCGAGGGAGCGGCCGTTCCCACCGACGGGTGGGACTTCTCCTGGTTCGAGGGAAGGGCCACCGAGGCGCGGCCCTCGTGGGGGTACGCCCGCGCCGCCGGCGAGCGGCTGGCCCGGGCCGGTGCCGCGCTCGACATCCAGACGGGCGGCGGCGAGGTCCTCGACGTGTCCCTGGGCGTGGCGGGTGCGAACCGGCCCGGGCTGATCGCCGCCACCGAGGGCTGGCCGCCGAACGTCGCCAAGGCCACCGAGCTGCTGCGGCCGCGCGGGGTCGTGGTCATCGCCGCCGGGGAGAACGATCCGCTCCCCTTCGCCGACGGCGCCTTCGACCTGGTGCTCAGCCGGCACCCCGTCGCGCCGCACTGGGGCGAGATCGCGCGGGTGCTGCGGCCCGGCGGGACGTACTTCGCCCAGCACGTCGGGCCGAGCAGCGTCTTCGAGCTCGTCGAGCACTTCCTCGGCCCGCTGCCGCAGGAGGTACGGGCCGGCCGTCACCCCGAGCGGGAGCGCGCCGGTGCCGAGGCGGCGGGGCTCGAGGTCGCCGACCTGCGGGCGGAGCGGCTGCGGATGGAGTTCCACGACATCGCCGCCGTCGTCCACTTCCTGCGCAAGGTGGTCTGGATGGTCCCGGACTTCGGTGTCGAGCGGTACGACAAGGAACTGCGCACCCTGCACGAGCGGATCGAGCGCGAGGGCCGCTTCGTGTCCCACAGCGCGCGCCAGCTCTTCGACGTGCGCAAACCGGAACGGTGA
- a CDS encoding isoprenyl transferase, which yields MNLRDKLRGLLVRLYARRVEGHLDHAQVPKHIGVIMDGNRRWAKAAGSSTVHGHRAGADKIGEFLGWCSETDVEVVTLWLLSTDNFDRPKEELGPLLGIIEDVVRSLAEDGRWRVHHVGTPDLLPADMQHTLKEAEESTAHIDGIMVNVAIGYGGRQEIADAVRSMLLDAQDKGISMDDLAESVDVDMIGRHLYTGAQPDPDLVIRTSGEQRLSGFMLWQTAHSEYYFCEVFWPAFRKVDFLRAMRDYAARHRRYGG from the coding sequence GTGAACCTGCGCGACAAGCTGCGCGGCCTGCTGGTCAGGCTGTACGCGCGCCGGGTGGAAGGTCACCTGGACCACGCTCAGGTGCCCAAGCACATCGGCGTCATCATGGACGGCAACCGCCGCTGGGCGAAGGCCGCCGGTTCCAGCACCGTCCACGGCCACCGGGCCGGCGCCGACAAGATCGGCGAGTTCCTCGGCTGGTGCAGCGAGACGGACGTCGAGGTCGTCACCCTCTGGCTGCTGTCCACGGACAACTTCGACCGCCCCAAGGAGGAGCTGGGCCCGCTCCTCGGCATCATCGAGGACGTCGTACGCTCCCTCGCCGAGGACGGCCGCTGGCGCGTGCACCACGTCGGCACCCCGGACCTGCTTCCCGCCGACATGCAGCACACGCTGAAGGAGGCCGAGGAGTCCACGGCCCACATCGACGGGATAATGGTCAACGTCGCCATCGGCTACGGCGGCCGCCAGGAGATCGCCGACGCCGTGCGCTCGATGCTGCTCGACGCCCAGGACAAGGGCATCTCCATGGACGACCTCGCCGAGTCCGTCGACGTCGACATGATCGGCCGCCACCTCTACACCGGCGCCCAGCCCGACCCCGACCTCGTGATCCGCACCAGCGGAGAGCAGCGGCTGTCCGGATTCATGCTCTGGCAGACCGCCCATTCGGAGTACTACTTCTGCGAGGTCTTCTGGCCGGCCTTCCGCAAGGTCGACTTCCTGCGCGCCATGCGTGACTACGCGGCGCGCCACCGCCGTTACGGCGGCTGA